In the Leptospiraceae bacterium genome, one interval contains:
- a CDS encoding homoserine dehydrogenase → MFNVALVGGGTVGSGLISILEKRKKLIQDRSGIELNLALICDKDTEKIKKLTSIPVTDNFEDVLSKKDIDIVVELIGGTTIAYEIVKKSLLSKKTVITANKALIAEKGEELFQLASDNGVEIGYEASVGGAIPVIRTVKTGLVSNQFESVYGILNGTTNFILSKMEEDNLEYSDALKKAQELGFAEKDPTFDVEGIDAAQKLSILGGLVFDRKIPSSKIFTKGISKITKTEILFAKQLGYRIKLLGICRKHGDLIEARVHPAMIPLSHPIANVMNEMNAVYFHSEFSGPTILMGKGAGSLPTASAVVSDLVFYSSRIGKDKNSLEKNLFSPAEMMNPEESVLKFYLRFNTVDKPGVLGHITDVLGNNNISISTVRQNESNKEPIEVIVITHKSKERDILKSLKEIDEMTDIIKEKTILVRLQESL, encoded by the coding sequence ATGTTTAATGTAGCGTTGGTGGGTGGCGGAACTGTAGGCTCAGGGCTTATTTCAATTCTTGAAAAAAGAAAAAAGCTAATCCAAGATAGATCAGGAATTGAGCTAAACTTAGCACTAATTTGTGATAAAGATACTGAAAAGATTAAAAAACTCACTTCTATTCCAGTCACCGATAATTTTGAAGATGTTCTGTCCAAAAAAGATATTGATATTGTAGTAGAGCTAATAGGTGGAACTACTATAGCTTACGAAATTGTAAAAAAATCTTTACTCTCAAAAAAAACAGTCATTACTGCGAATAAGGCACTCATAGCTGAAAAAGGAGAAGAGCTTTTCCAACTCGCATCTGATAATGGAGTAGAAATCGGTTACGAGGCTTCAGTCGGTGGAGCTATCCCTGTGATTCGGACTGTAAAGACAGGACTTGTATCCAACCAGTTTGAATCTGTGTATGGAATACTAAACGGAACTACAAATTTCATCTTATCTAAAATGGAAGAGGATAATTTAGAATATTCAGATGCTCTAAAAAAAGCTCAAGAGCTTGGATTTGCAGAAAAAGACCCGACGTTTGACGTAGAGGGAATTGATGCGGCACAAAAGCTTTCTATACTCGGTGGACTTGTATTTGATAGAAAAATTCCAAGCAGTAAAATATTTACCAAAGGAATTTCAAAAATCACGAAAACAGAAATTCTGTTTGCAAAGCAATTAGGATATAGAATTAAACTTCTGGGGATTTGCAGAAAACACGGAGATTTGATTGAAGCCAGAGTCCATCCTGCCATGATTCCTCTCTCTCACCCGATAGCCAACGTAATGAACGAAATGAACGCAGTGTATTTTCATTCTGAGTTTTCCGGTCCTACAATTCTAATGGGGAAGGGCGCAGGCTCACTTCCTACTGCAAGCGCAGTTGTTTCTGATTTAGTTTTTTATTCTTCTCGAATCGGAAAAGATAAAAACTCCCTAGAAAAAAATCTGTTTTCTCCCGCAGAAATGATGAATCCTGAAGAAAGCGTTCTTAAGTTTTACTTGAGGTTTAATACTGTAGATAAACCTGGAGTACTTGGACATATTACAGATGTTCTCGGCAATAATAATATTTCAATTTCCACAGTCAGACAAAACGAGTCCAATAAAGAGCCTATCGAGGTAATCGTAATTACCCATAAATCCAAAGAGAGGGATATACTGAAATCCTTAAAAGAAATCGACGAGATGACAGATATTATAAAAGAAAAAACTATTTTAGTCAGGTTGCAGGAGTCCCTCTGA
- a CDS encoding STAS domain-containing protein encodes MVRTDFDSFYFETDVLHIGELPVMLVELCGKISNNNAFEISKKISIVFEDKIYNLILDLSSLEYINSTGIAMLLTIIRTVAQKNGKIVIGGIHPFLETILNLIEIPKDVVIYESKDKAKSAWS; translated from the coding sequence ATGGTAAGGACAGACTTCGATTCTTTTTATTTTGAAACTGATGTTTTGCACATAGGCGAGCTGCCTGTAATGCTTGTAGAACTATGCGGAAAAATTTCTAATAACAACGCATTTGAGATTTCCAAGAAAATCAGTATCGTCTTTGAAGATAAAATTTATAATCTAATATTAGATTTATCTTCGCTTGAATATATCAATAGCACCGGGATTGCTATGTTGTTGACCATTATTCGAACAGTCGCACAGAAAAATGGAAAAATCGTAATCGGTGGGATCCATCCTTTTTTAGAAACCATACTCAATCTGATCGAAATTCCAAAAGATGTTGTAATTTATGAATCCAAAGACAAAGCTAAGTCTGCTTGGTCTTGA
- a CDS encoding beta-propeller fold lactonase family protein gives MFIRHNIKNFIFDFRRVLLPFQITAAISFILLHFSCKNPRFENPCDPNSKTYQNTLFSKAFTGDSSAYCSLLGSKPNSITYSPTPYLFRQNSVITSVTPTITGGTPTSCTSSPTLPTGLVLSSNCVLSGTPTTGTAMTTYTITGSNSGGSATGSVTIQTLFSVPKYLYVTNGGATTISVFTVNSTDGSLSNTSTPVSGSGPTGLTIDPTGKFLYVVYPSTSTISLHTINQTDGSLNSATSTLSTGTGPQSVAIHPTGKFVYSVDQSSTIYQYTADLSTGALTSSGSFPTGLDGAWIKIDPYGKFLFVACQSPTSSIYSYSINPTSGALSLINSYNTGNNSRAIEISPDSKFLYSASAAPQQIDYSSIGSTGALSYIASASVTGTSSQSVAMDPLGRFVYLGYNGSGTGTIAGYTINSTTGVLTSGGTVTTSGDLPTGLIIDPSGKFLYSINSVTNTFYVSAIDQSTGVPTVSSSGATGTTPSGIAITGAN, from the coding sequence ATGTTTATAAGACATAATATTAAAAATTTTATTTTTGATTTTAGAAGAGTTTTATTGCCTTTTCAGATTACTGCAGCTATTTCATTTATCCTATTGCACTTTTCTTGCAAGAATCCTAGATTTGAAAATCCATGCGATCCAAATTCTAAAACCTACCAGAATACCCTCTTTTCTAAAGCGTTTACGGGAGATAGCTCTGCGTATTGCTCTCTTTTAGGCAGTAAACCAAATTCGATAACCTACTCACCTACTCCCTATCTTTTTAGGCAAAATTCTGTCATTACGAGCGTAACCCCTACTATAACAGGTGGAACTCCAACTTCTTGCACCTCAAGTCCGACCTTACCTACCGGATTAGTTTTAAGCAGCAACTGTGTGCTTAGCGGAACACCTACCACTGGCACGGCAATGACTACTTACACAATCACCGGATCCAATAGTGGTGGCTCTGCTACTGGAAGCGTTACAATTCAAACCTTGTTTAGTGTACCTAAGTATTTATACGTCACAAATGGTGGTGCAACTACAATTTCTGTTTTTACTGTAAATTCTACAGACGGCTCTTTATCAAATACTTCTACTCCAGTTTCGGGATCCGGTCCCACGGGACTAACTATAGACCCAACCGGAAAATTTTTATATGTTGTTTACCCTTCTACAAGTACAATCTCACTTCATACAATTAATCAAACTGACGGATCGTTAAATTCTGCTACTTCTACTTTATCTACCGGAACAGGTCCCCAATCGGTTGCTATCCACCCTACAGGTAAATTTGTGTATTCAGTAGATCAGTCTTCAACTATCTATCAATACACAGCCGATCTAAGCACGGGGGCACTTACCTCATCCGGATCATTTCCAACGGGGTTGGATGGGGCTTGGATCAAGATCGACCCTTACGGAAAATTTCTATTTGTAGCGTGTCAATCTCCTACATCTTCAATATATTCTTATTCGATCAATCCAACTTCAGGAGCACTTAGTCTTATCAATTCATACAACACCGGGAATAATTCCAGAGCAATAGAAATATCCCCGGATAGTAAATTCCTTTATTCAGCTTCAGCTGCACCACAACAAATTGACTACAGCTCAATAGGTTCGACGGGTGCTTTGAGCTATATAGCATCTGCTTCTGTAACTGGTACATCTTCTCAATCAGTTGCGATGGATCCTCTCGGCAGGTTTGTATATCTTGGCTATAATGGTAGTGGAACAGGTACAATTGCAGGTTATACTATAAATTCTACTACTGGAGTTTTAACTTCTGGAGGAACAGTTACTACCAGTGGCGATTTACCAACTGGACTAATAATTGACCCTTCCGGAAAATTTTTATATTCAATCAATTCTGTTACAAACACTTTCTATGTTAGCGCAATTGATCAAAGTACGGGAGTCCCGACAGTTTCTTCCTCTGGAGCCACAGGTACGACACCTTCGGGGATAGCGATAACGGGGGCTAATTAA